From Acidothermus cellulolyticus 11B, a single genomic window includes:
- the ppdK gene encoding pyruvate, phosphate dikinase yields MPKYVYDFTEGNRDMKDLLGGKGANLAEMTNLGLPVPPGFTITTEACRVYLATGAPPPELAAEVDEHLARLEQVMGRKLGDPDDPLLVSVRSGAKFSMPGMMDTVLNIGLNDASVNGLAKQGGNERFAWDSYRRLLSMFGKTVLGVDGELFEHALDEAKKAKGTTSDLDLEADDFQRLVEVYKDIIRTHAGREFPQDPREQLNLAIRAVFESWNGERARLYRRQERIPHDLGTAVNVVAMVFGNMGLDSGTGVAFTRDPGSGDQGIYGDYLQNAQGEDVVAGIRNTVPLTELEKLNKAAYDQLLDIMRTLERHYKDLCDIEFTIERGKLWMLQTRVGKRTAAAAFRIATQLVDEGLIDMDEALQRVTGAQLAQLMFPRFDEKAAKKQIAKGVNASPGAAVGKAVFDSKTAAEYAARGERVILVRRETNPDDLPGMIAAQGILTARGGKTSHAAVVARGMGKTCVSGAEQIDIDLANRRFTGPNGEVVQEGDVISIDGTSGAVYLGEVPVVPSPVVEYFEGKLAPDADPLVSAVHRIITHADARRRLGVEANADTPEDAQRARRFGAEGIGLCRTEHMFLGERRKVVERLILAKDEAEQQAALAELLPLQRDDFVGIFEAMDGLPVTVRLIDPPLHEFLPDLTDLSVRIAVAEAKGEPVDPHDRELLDAVRRLHEQNPMLGLRGVRLGLVIPGLFALQVRAIAEAAAILIKRGKNPRPEIMVPLVGAIQELEIVREEAEGILRTVSKETGVDVHALIGTMIEVPRAALTAAQIAEAAEFFSFGTNDLTQMTWGFSRDDVEGAFFGRYMDLGIFGVSPFETLDRDGVGRLIRMAVTEGRATRPDLRIGICGEHGGDPESVHFCHEVGLDYVSCSPFRVPVARLEAGRAAVESAGSDTR; encoded by the coding sequence GTGCCGAAGTATGTCTATGACTTCACCGAGGGCAACCGTGACATGAAAGACCTGCTCGGCGGGAAGGGTGCCAACCTGGCCGAGATGACCAACCTTGGGTTGCCCGTGCCACCCGGGTTCACCATTACCACCGAGGCCTGCCGGGTCTACCTGGCGACCGGAGCACCGCCGCCCGAACTTGCCGCCGAGGTCGACGAGCACCTCGCGCGGCTCGAGCAGGTGATGGGACGCAAACTCGGGGATCCGGACGATCCGCTCCTGGTCTCGGTGCGCTCCGGCGCGAAATTCTCCATGCCCGGGATGATGGACACCGTTTTGAATATCGGGCTGAACGACGCCAGTGTGAATGGGCTCGCCAAGCAAGGGGGAAATGAGCGGTTCGCGTGGGATTCCTACCGGCGGCTGCTCTCCATGTTCGGCAAGACCGTCCTCGGCGTTGATGGGGAGCTTTTCGAACACGCGCTGGACGAGGCGAAGAAGGCGAAGGGGACGACGAGCGACCTCGACCTGGAAGCCGATGATTTCCAGCGGCTCGTCGAGGTGTACAAGGACATCATTCGGACCCACGCCGGCCGGGAATTTCCGCAGGATCCGCGGGAGCAACTGAACCTCGCGATCCGGGCGGTCTTCGAGTCGTGGAACGGGGAGCGCGCCCGGCTTTACCGCCGGCAGGAGCGCATTCCGCACGACCTCGGCACGGCGGTCAATGTCGTCGCCATGGTTTTCGGCAACATGGGCCTGGACTCGGGGACCGGTGTCGCGTTCACCCGGGACCCGGGATCGGGGGACCAGGGCATTTACGGCGACTACCTGCAGAATGCGCAGGGCGAGGACGTCGTCGCCGGAATCCGCAACACGGTTCCCCTCACGGAACTGGAGAAGCTGAACAAGGCGGCGTACGACCAGCTGCTCGACATCATGCGCACCTTGGAACGCCACTACAAGGATCTGTGCGACATCGAATTCACCATCGAGCGCGGCAAACTCTGGATGCTGCAGACCCGGGTGGGGAAGCGGACGGCGGCCGCCGCATTCCGGATCGCGACCCAGCTGGTCGACGAGGGCCTCATCGACATGGACGAGGCGCTGCAGCGCGTGACTGGCGCGCAGCTTGCCCAGCTGATGTTCCCGCGGTTTGACGAGAAGGCCGCGAAGAAGCAAATTGCCAAGGGTGTCAACGCCTCGCCGGGAGCCGCGGTCGGGAAGGCGGTGTTCGATTCCAAGACGGCGGCGGAGTACGCCGCCCGCGGGGAGCGCGTCATCCTGGTCCGCCGGGAGACCAACCCCGACGACCTGCCGGGAATGATTGCCGCGCAAGGAATTCTCACCGCCCGCGGCGGCAAGACCAGCCATGCCGCGGTGGTTGCTCGCGGCATGGGTAAGACGTGCGTGTCTGGTGCGGAGCAGATCGACATCGACCTGGCCAACCGCCGGTTCACCGGGCCGAACGGCGAGGTGGTCCAGGAAGGCGACGTCATTTCCATCGACGGCACCAGCGGCGCGGTGTATCTCGGCGAGGTGCCGGTCGTGCCGAGCCCGGTCGTCGAGTATTTCGAAGGCAAATTGGCGCCGGACGCCGACCCGCTGGTCTCCGCCGTCCACCGGATCATTACGCACGCCGACGCTCGGCGCCGGCTGGGTGTCGAGGCCAACGCGGACACGCCGGAGGACGCCCAGCGGGCCCGGCGGTTTGGCGCCGAGGGTATCGGTCTCTGCCGTACCGAGCACATGTTCCTCGGTGAGCGCAGGAAGGTCGTGGAGCGGCTCATTCTGGCGAAGGATGAAGCCGAACAGCAGGCGGCGCTTGCGGAATTGCTCCCCTTGCAGCGGGACGATTTCGTCGGCATTTTCGAAGCGATGGACGGCCTGCCGGTGACGGTGCGGCTCATCGACCCGCCGTTGCATGAATTCCTTCCCGACCTGACCGACCTGTCGGTGCGGATCGCGGTCGCCGAAGCGAAAGGCGAGCCGGTCGATCCCCACGATCGTGAGCTGCTCGACGCCGTCCGACGGCTGCATGAGCAGAATCCGATGCTGGGACTGCGCGGCGTGCGGCTTGGCCTGGTCATTCCCGGGCTCTTCGCCTTGCAGGTCCGGGCGATCGCCGAGGCGGCCGCCATTCTCATCAAGCGCGGCAAGAATCCGCGGCCGGAAATTATGGTGCCCCTGGTCGGCGCGATTCAGGAACTGGAAATCGTCCGGGAGGAAGCGGAAGGAATTCTGCGGACCGTCTCCAAGGAGACCGGGGTCGACGTGCACGCCCTCATCGGCACGATGATCGAGGTGCCGCGGGCGGCGTTGACCGCCGCGCAGATTGCGGAGGCCGCGGAATTCTTCTCCTTCGGCACCAACGACCTCACCCAGATGACCTGGGGCTTTTCGCGGGACGACGTGGAGGGGGCCTTCTTCGGCCGGTACATGGACCTCGGCATTTTCGGCGTCTCGCCGTTCGAGACCCTCGACCGGGACGGCGTCGGCCGGCTCATCCGGATGGCGGTCACCGAAGGCCGCGCAACCCGGCCGGATTTGCGGATCGGCATCTGCGGCGAGCACGGCGGCGATCCCGAATCGGTGCACTTCTGCCACGAGGTCGGCCTCGACTACGTGTCCTGCTCGCCGTTCCGGGTGCCGGTGGCTCGGCTGGAGGCCGGCCGGGCCGCGGTGGAGAGCGCCGGTTCCGATACCCGCTGA